The genomic stretch CTTTTCCAATGAATTAACTAGCTCCTGTAAAGTACCCAAAAAATACGATTATTTCGGATACTATGACACATCTCGGTATGCATAAATGATAAACTTTCCAAACACTTTCTATATAATGCTTACCTGGAGTTGTTCATTTTCTGTAGTAAGCTTATTAATCACTTCATTTTCTGTAAAATTAGCAGGAATCTGCTGTTTAGTTTTCTTTTCCAATGAATTAACTAGCTCCTGTAAAGCACCAAAAAATACAATTATTTCGGATTCTATGACACATCTCGGTATGCATAAATGACAAACTTTCTAAACACTTTATAAAGCTTACCTTGAGTTGTTCATTTTCTGTAGTAAGCTTATTCACGAGTTCATTGTCGGTAACATTATCAGAAAGCTCGTGTTTAGTTTTCTTTTCCAATGAGTTAACAAGCTCCTGCAAAGCACGAAAAGTTCCAATAATTTTGAAAACTATGACACAGGTGGATTTGGAATGCATGTAGTCAAGGCCGATGCATTCACACATTCAGCATATCGAGGGCCATTGGACCAAGATTGAACAGTCCATATTTAAAGTTCTATTTTTTTATCGAACTCTAACTGTCTGATCTCAACCCAACTCCCATCAATGTGTTGACTGCATGAATGTGTCAGATTGCTGACTATTGGTTACCTTGAGTTCTTCATTTTCCGCAGTAAGCTTATTGATCAATTCATTATCAGCAGCATTATTTTCCAGAATAGTAGGAGTTTGCTCAGCTACTTTCTTTGCAGCCTCGAGTTCCTGAGTGAGCTCCGCTTTAGTTTCTTTGAACCGAATCTCCATCTCTTCCAAAGcacattgtaatttttcattttccTGTGTCTTGGCTTCCTCAATATCATAATGAACCAAAACAGTTAGAATGTCAGTAAAATAATAATATCCAAACAATACATGAGGAACTTAATTTCATAATTTAGCATTTTCATTTACGATGAATAAATAAATTACCCTCATTCTCTTCTCCGTCTCTAGAATCTCTGATAGTTCCTCAACTTGCTTTTCTAGATTAAGTTTCGCGGCTTCTAGGGCCTTGGATTCCTTAGCCGCCTACAggcatttaaaatttaaaattttcaatgaattttttgtttttgaagATGATAAAATTCACATTTAAGAAACATATAGAACTACATATTATAGGAAAAAAAAATAACACCATTTTAAGCTTTCGAAGTTCTCTTCGTGCTCTTGTTCTCCTCCAGGAGCACTGCACTGCAATTGTTGCTTTCTTTAGCCTTTTGAAATAAGTATGAGCTAAATAACATCTGTAGTAACCCtaagattgaaaaaaaaaacacacattaATTTAAACATACTTTATGTATAACAATTCATCAAATATCATATAATATGAATATACGACGGATTTATAAAATAATGAAGCTTATTACATTGAAAGCAAGGGTAAAGAAACCTTGAATTTCAGTTGAGACATCTAGTTAGTAAAGAGAGTGAATTTTGAAATAGGCTAACTCCTACCTGAATAACAGTTGCAGCGTGTGTCCGCTTCCTGAATCGAAGTTCATTTCTAGCAGCCATTCCTCGCATGCCAGTTTGAATACATACAGCTTTGGAATATTTAGTTTTATAAGCACTTCTCGAAAGATACATGCGGATTTGTTTCTGAATTATCAAAGATGCGGCATCCCTTCTCAAGCATTCATACCGACGTCTTGCAAGTTGTCCTATGTTAAGTTAATACGATACGTAAATTATTTATACAtggtattaaacaaatatatacatTTTTGAAGGATTCAAATAATTGATACCTTTAATAGCCCTTTGTAGTTCTATGGCAGAGAATCGCAATAAATTGTACTGTTTTTGACAAATATATGTGCGACCTTTTTTCTGAATAACGATTGCGGATCTTCCTAGGACCTCCGCACGACATGCATCTAGTTCTGCCATTTGACCCGCTCTCAGAAAAACTTTTGTCTTTCCTATCTGCAAAGAAACCCAAACAGCAATTTATTCCAATCCATATTATCATACATAATGTGTTCGAAATTTCTTATCACCATCATCTGTGATTTAATGTAACCATCTAGCAAAATGCTATAACTGACATTAACTTATATTCCAGTATGGGAAGAATTAGTACTTGATAATCTTGAAGGTTTGCTTTGTCTAGAAGCCTCTTGCACGCAGTCATCTCATCAGGGCTGCAGATACatgtttattattaaatatttcataCATAGTTGTATTATTTGAACAATTAAAATCGGACAAATTTTGCGACAATAATCTAGGTGGTTAACACAATTCAAATAGGTGGTTCATTATGTTCAGTACAATCACATTCATCTGTAAGACTAGAAAAAGGAAACACAGAAAGGAGATGTAAATACCACGATTTTAGAACCTTAGGTTCCAAAATACTAAACCGCTGAACAAATTCATCGAAGTTCTTTCTAGTTGGATATCCAGCACAACTAATCCTAATTGCCTCCATTACTCCCTGTAAAaggtatccacaaagtttaagtAACTCGAAACAAAAATATTCATGTCATAATAAAGAACAAGGCCAATATGGCATTGAACTCACTCCACATCGAAGCTGCTGTAACACATCGTTGTTCTCAAATATCCCTGGCTTAAGAAGATTATTTGGCTTTACGCAACGAATGTAGTGTGGCTCAGTCGCGTTCAACGTTTCAAGCAAAGATTGCAGTTGTTGCTTCATTCCATAAGAAATAAGAATAACAATGATCAGTAGTTTTATAAAAGACTTATAATTTGCAAGCATATGCATGTTTAAAGAAAACAGACCTTAAACTGAGTGGCTATAGAAGAAAACTTTGTTGATTTAGTAGTTTCCTCGTGTAAAGGCGGGAAAAGTCCTGAAACAAAGGAGCACTTGGAAGCACAGAGCAGCGCAGCGTGTTCCGGAACAACATAGTCTTTGTTTTTATCAAGGAAAAGATCAGTTTGATAAGTGACCTGAAATTGAAAATCGACGTATATACTAAGCTTTTAACTTCATGTTTTATGGTTGATAGAACTGCATAGACCAAAATGTATTTTACTCACATCACCAGCATAGTGATTGATGGTGAAGTCAGTTCGCGACAACTTTGGTTTGCTGAATCGCTTATTGTCCTTAAGTGTTTGATATAGCTTTTCAGCAAATGTTTCATGCGTTGATCTTGGAAACATACTACAAAGAATAAGCAAGACAATATATAAAAGAATGACTATAAAACAAAGTTATCGTTCAAAGTATATATATGTATGCGCTGACGTCACTCTACTtgatgtaaaatgacataaacaaACCATTATCATTTAATACATACCAAGCCTCATCTAGAAGAGCAATAACACCGCCGGGTTTCTGGAGTTATAAACAAATATCAATTAGAAATATAAGAATGAGATGACAAACTGATAGAACTTTCCTGAACTGACAAAATGCATGGAAGGGTGAGTTGCACCTTCTCAATAAGATCAAGAACGTCTTGATTATCGACGAACTCTATATAACTCCAATCAATTTCTTCCTTTGTATATTCCTCTTGCTCCATTTTGAAAACATGCTGCATAATGAAATAATGGAGTGTTAGTTAATTGAGTCCATAGAATTTTTTTACCAGATAATGATATCCAACAAAGATGGAGATAGCACAAAAATCAAACCTGGTTGAAATGTTGCTGTAACTTCTCATTTGTCAAATTGATACAAAATTGCTCGAAGCTGAACAGGGTTGATGTAAAGTTAGTTACTGTTCGAACAATAACCGTGGTTCAAAAGTAAATAGATACGAAAAACATAAATAGAGAACTCAAGAAATTCGATCACAGAGATTGGCCAAATGTGCATACGTCTCCGACTACAGAGCGGTTGTAGTACTTCACTATTATTTAGGCTTAGAGTTTAAAGGTTTACAATTTGTGTTTAAATGCTACGATCCAGTTTACTTATAGTAATGTAATCAATCACAAAAGAAAACCAATCCAAGAAAATACATTAAGAATCTACCTATCAAAACTTTCGATAAATTTCATATAAAACTAGGCACGAGGGTGGTTAAGAACCTGTTTGTCTTGAAACTCTCGAATCCGTATATATCTAGAACTCCAATTAAGTTCTTCGAAGTTGGATCTTGTCCAATAGAGTTGTTAATCTTGTCCACAATCCTGAATCAACGGTTGTTTTCATCAATCGAATACATTAGCCAATGCACATCGAAACGAGGTTTCATAACAATGTATTAACTAATTTACTTTTTTCATAAACTTGACACGAATTACCAGTCAAAAAGCCTTGAATAAACAATTTTAGCCAATGCATCTCGACTGAGAGCTGCAGAATTTGGATCAAGGCACTTTGTTATAGCCTCACCACGAGTCACCATAAGGCGTTTGCAAAAAGAGTCTTCAAGGGACTTTTCATCGCACCTACCATAACGCGTTCCACATCAGTGAAATTGATTTTCGTTAAAAGCAAGTTGAACGTAAAACTTCAAGCGTAAATTCACTTACATCAAAAGCTCTGCTGCGGTTTTTAGGTGGAAATAAGATTTTTCATCTTTAGGCTTAGAGGAATCCATCCCTTCATCCATTGCCTTAACAAATTCAATGTTTCCTAAATGAAGTACAGCAGCTACTATTCGAAATATAGCATCCTGATAAGAGAGGGATATCATATGAAAAGTTATCGTAAGAATGAAAAAAGTACAAAAAATAATGGAAGAACTATTCAATAGAGAATTTTAACGTACTGTTTCATCAGCGCTAATTCCAACAACTTCCATGGCTCTCCTAGTATCAAGGTACTCCTTTGAGTCATCCAATGTATCCAGTTCATAGCAATTTGATTGATTAAGATAATGAAAGGTTCTTGGATTTCCCACTTTGAACCGTTCAACATCCTCTTTTGGTGCAGCACAAAGCATATAAAAGCAATGATAATTTCTCTCGGGATCAGAAACTTGACAAACACGTGATCGTTCTAGCAAATAAGTTCTGATAGCAGCTCCTGAAATTCTCCCCTTTTGATCAAACTGAATCTCCACAAACTTACCAAAACGACTGAAATTATACTATGTAAGCTTAGGACAGTCTTTAAAATAACAATCAAGAGAAAGAAGGTTATTGTAGAGATTGCAAAGTTTGTGCAAAATGAATACCTTGAATTATTATTCCTAACTGTCTTTGCATTCCCAAATGCTTCTAAAACAGGATTGGACTGCATAAGTGCATATGATTAGCAGAGACACGAGACACTGACACACGTGATTACATGACTCTGACACTGACACACGTGGTTACATGTTAGTGTCAGGGGCGTGTTTGGCGTGTAACATTCAGTTTCTTACCTCAAGAACTTGTTGCTCCACAGACCGTCCCTCGGTTGCTGCTCTCCCTCCCAAATAGGCAAGATAATGCATAAGCATCTTTGTACTTTCTGTTTTACCAGCTCCACTTTCTCCACTAACCAAAATTGCTTGGCTTTTTTCTTCATTTATCATCTTCCTGCATATATACTTATCTCTTTTAGTTACTGCTCTCGCATCTTATTCATAATGTTGTATCATTTGTAACGATTTTCGGATATTAACCAAAGCTATTACATATTAGAGACGGATTATAAAGAAAAACTTGAGTAATACTCAGAGCATTTATGCAGGAAAAAAAGCAACAAGATACCTATATGCATAACCTGCAATTGCAAAAGGATGTGGACTCTGCTCACCAAAAGCCGCGCCTTTATACTTTGCCATTGTACTAGTTGCATACAAATGAGGTAACCTTTGAAAAGGGTTCACTGCTATCAATATGTTTCCTGTGTATGTCTGCATACAAGACACCGTCACCAAAAGTTTATCATAATGATTGTAAGTGTCAATGCAGAAAGCACAAAACACGAGTGTGATGTGATGTGATCTATTACATATATATCATTGAGGGTATAACGAATTTGCAAATTTTGAAGTACTCCCGGTTCATGCAGATATGCAAGTCTTGTCATATCTTCCACACCGTTAGGTGGAAACTCAGGATCTTTCGGGTAAATATTAGCTGATTTGCTAACAACCTGCAATACACATTATAAATTTTTATCTGAACAACATAAACTATGAAGCACTGACACAGACACGGATACTGGAGACAACATCGATCCTGACACGTAGATTGAAAATAAGCACATACCTTTGTTCCCGATTCAAAGCTAATGGTGATCTCATTATCTTTAGATTCGAGGATTTCTCCATCTAGCCAAGCTTCATCAGGGTCCTCAACCCAAACATGAGATCCAACAAAATAAGTGAGTTGAGCAGCCTGTACATACATTCAAATAGAAAATTAGTGCTTCTAAATAGAAACTTGTTTAAAGTGCTTTTTTCACACTTTCTAATTCTTAAAAATAACTTATCTAATAGTGCAACcatctatgaagcacggacactagaaacacgacactgacactgataataatttgaaaaaataaataaattaaacgtaatcacaagtaTCGACATAGACACacattttttcagaggtgtcgttGTTACAGATGTAACCATGTATACTTTCTACTACTAGAAATATAACATTTTCAGACCAGTTCTCAAACGGATTTTAGACACATTTATCGTCGAATTGATTTTAGATGGTTTCAAGCTGAATATATTTTgtgtaaaaaaccctaattgaagATAATTAAAGAAAGTAGATGATTACCATTGTTAAATGAAATACTATGCACCAAAATCAGCTGCTCAAACCTGAAATTCCATCAACAGAATCTACCAACCAACTAGGACTATTCAATCTCCAACCTTTCTTTCTTTTTACTCAATCAATCTCCAAGCTTAAACAACGCGCAACGAGTAATAACTTCTTGCTGATAACAACTTCTCAATCTCTTCACTTAAAAAAACTTGCTAAAATTGTTGGAAGAAAACTGTAAAAACTATACGAGTCGTCGGCGCGGGAAAATGTCGTTGCAGAAGAGGCTTCACAATCACACAAGAAGAATAATTTCCAACCTTATGTTAATTAAACCCCTCCTCTGCAACTATCTCCCCTGAATTATTTCCCTCCTTGTTTATTTCTAAAGCACAACAAAAATCTTCTTGTTCTTCTCTGTATGTTCCACAACAATGAATGTGTTACAACATGATGATAACATGATACATTATTATTTCCGACATGTTCATGCTCATGTTCACGTGTCACTGAACAACGTTGTTA from Vicia villosa cultivar HV-30 ecotype Madison, WI linkage group LG4, Vvil1.0, whole genome shotgun sequence encodes the following:
- the LOC131595720 gene encoding myosin-7-like, whose translation is MYVQAAQLTYFVGSHVWVEDPDEAWLDGEILESKDNEITISFESGTKVVSKSANIYPKDPEFPPNGVEDMTRLAYLHEPGVLQNLQIRYTLNDIYTYTGNILIAVNPFQRLPHLYATSTMAKYKGAAFGEQSPHPFAIAGYAYRKMINEEKSQAILVSGESGAGKTESTKMLMHYLAYLGGRAATEGRSVEQQVLESNPVLEAFGNAKTVRNNNSSRFGKFVEIQFDQKGRISGAAIRTYLLERSRVCQVSDPERNYHCFYMLCAAPKEDVERFKVGNPRTFHYLNQSNCYELDTLDDSKEYLDTRRAMEVVGISADETDAIFRIVAAVLHLGNIEFVKAMDEGMDSSKPKDEKSYFHLKTAAELLMCDEKSLEDSFCKRLMVTRGEAITKCLDPNSAALSRDALAKIVYSRLFDWIVDKINNSIGQDPTSKNLIGVLDIYGFESFKTNSFEQFCINLTNEKLQQHFNQHVFKMEQEEYTKEEIDWSYIEFVDNQDVLDLIEKKPGGVIALLDEACMFPRSTHETFAEKLYQTLKDNKRFSKPKLSRTDFTINHYAGDVTYQTDLFLDKNKDYVVPEHAALLCASKCSFVSGLFPPLHEETTKSTKFSSIATQFKQQLQSLLETLNATEPHYIRCVKPNNLLKPGIFENNDVLQQLRCGGVMEAIRISCAGYPTRKNFDEFVQRFSILEPKVLKSCPDEMTACKRLLDKANLQDYQIGKTKVFLRAGQMAELDACRAEVLGRSAIVIQKKGRTYICQKQYNLLRFSAIELQRAIKGQLARRRYECLRRDAASLIIQKQIRMYLSRSAYKTKYSKAVCIQTGMRGMAARNELRFRKRTHAATVIQGYYRCYLAHTYFKRLKKATIAVQCSWRRTRARRELRKLKMAAKESKALEAAKLNLEKQVEELSEILETEKRMREAKTQENEKLQCALEEMEIRFKETKAELTQELEAAKKVAEQTPTILENNAADNELINKLTAENEELKELVNSLEKKTKHELSDNVTDNELVNKLTTENEQLKELVNSLEKKTKQQIPANFTENEVINKLTTENEQLQELVNSLEKKTKQEIPSNFTENEVINKLTTENEQLKELVSSLEKKTKEEFPASFTDNEVINKLREEKEHFKDQVSSLEKKIDETEKRYEESSTISQERMNQIIETESKMIELKTNMQRLEEKLSDMETENQIFRKQALLTSSSKRITPATIPPLENGHPIAVKTLGSEAVRRSHMERHQESIDALFKCVIKDLGFSEGKPVAAFTLYNCLLHWKSFEADKTSIFDRLIQLIGSAIEDQDNNNCMAYWLSNTSALFFHLQRCLRAPARKPPTPTGFFGRMTQGFRSSNSLSSSSFDVEHQVEAKYPALLFKQQLAAYVEKIYGIVRENMKKELSPLLSTCIEEHRTRNDNSQPAGSWLNIIECLNKFLKILKENYVPPILVQKVFNQTFQYINAEIFNSLLLHKECCTFNNGEYIKSGLAELELWCIEVTEEYAGSSLDELNHSKQAVRFLVAQEKDEISYDDLTNDICPVLSSQQLYRLCTLSSDENENENTKSVSTDVTTRLKLLMTDDDVGDDDKSFLLEDNSSLPIIVEEVSHSQKDKTIPKVTPPAELLESAAFQFLHDYS